Proteins from a genomic interval of Plasmodium sp. gorilla clade G2 genome assembly, chromosome: 10:
- a CDS encoding protein phosphatase inhibitor 3, with translation MCPMHSSSTTTTTYVQDTNTKNDNNANTSTIVRILKLAPQKAVRWDENTIDNENAQKKSSKVCCIYHRPKNFGESSDSESDLDSDVEKPDIKKNCNSSCKKDNPYNDKNEELELKK, from the exons atgtgtcCTATGCATTCATCATCTACAACCACTACTACGTATGTTCAAGAtacaaatacaaaaaatgatAACAATGCAAACACTAGTACTATTGTTAGAATTTTAAAACTAGCTCCACAGAAAGCTGTAAGGTGGGATGAAAACACTATTGATAATGAGAATGCTCAAAAGAAGTCATCCAAag TATGTTGCATTTATCACAGACCAAAAAATTTTGGTGAAAGTTCTGATTCTGAATCGGATTTAGATTCAGATGTAGAAAAACCAGATATCAAAA AAAACTGCAACTCAAGTTGCAAAAAGGACAATCCATATAACgataa GAACGAAGAattagaattaaaaaaataa
- a CDS encoding ribosome maturation factor RimM, putative produces the protein MIVLSTYKKCLVLLYYFVLFWVLKYYKLICKYNNFKKNIYFLKERRNNIIYLFNNYKKDIFIYHYLNRKGKARGIPLFIHPHNYFINKKNENQTLNAPFLRRRGIYINNNNTIKKNIFSLLFVFFSRIKYHGGVKKKKRFYYNSVEKRNIRLNEKKDNTYDNHNQCDHNIKNYNNMKENLEKGESDLNTRTDNKDEEINQCERKFLTDTKYYKRSKYSKAGYIKEKNHNNNNNSNNIIEKHQEETKKKKKEKKGVDLFDDFLNDRYNNYYTENKEDLFEKINEKKKNEKKMSLPDFFLLNYYLDKNRKNNLDLMNDVNYNNNIMKVGSDSTSFFCNMINSTLQKNVSEEKVDCSNGNIKNDSKKNREDDNSSNSSNSSNSSNGSSDYNNYQSYSKHTEFINNYSVIGQIIGVHGLLGWLKIISFTTFNDIRFKPGSYRYIFMNNYNYPLPIKILEVKESQKISFLYIKIEGINTRGDALKLKNCLICDDKRTFPDIGENQYISTDLLNFHIYIFNDFSHTSIGNVNGFLSKYDYINSKSVQEISDDLIKIHLKKNISLEKVFNIINVAKLYNQNNNSTNLKDTQYNSPIKNIQSIKVLINKSNTNNTYEENIDDTNNIPSEPIKNDKNYYDSLDNFDGYTYKKIFKCDYCDHIFDDIKEASIHENSHFSSDEELLYNHTNIDASDKQKVYEVTKDQAKKLKNIQYFLVPIVKEKTIRSVHYEDKKIYLDISTIFLLDDNK, from the exons ATGATTGTACTCTcaacttataaaaaatgcctagttttattatattattttgttcttttctGGGTccttaaatattataagttaatctgtaaatataataattttaagaaaaatatttattttttaaaagaacgaagaaataatataatatatttatttaataattataaaaaagatatttttatttatcattatttgaaTAGAAAAGGTAAAGCAAGAGGTATACCTCTTTTTATTCATccacataattattttattaacaagaaaaatgaaaatcaaACACTCAATGCTCCTTTTTTAAGGAGGAGAGggatatacataaataataataacacaattaaaaagaacatcttttctttattatttgtttttttttcaagaataaaatatcatgggggggtaaaaaaaaaaaaaagattctATTATAACAGTGTggagaaaagaaatatacgattaaatgaaaaaaaagataatacaTATGATAATCATAACCAGTGtgatcataatataaaaaattataataatatgaaggaGAATCTTGAGAAAGGAGAATCTGACCTTAACACACGGACAGATAACAaagatgaagaaataaaCCAGTGTGAGCGAAAATTTCTGACAGACactaaatattataaaagaagTAAATATTCTAAAGCtggatatataaaagaaaaaaatcataataataataataatagtaataatattattgaaaaaCATCAGgaagaaacaaaaaagaaaaaaaaagaaaaaaagggGGTAGACCTTTTTGatgattttttaaatgatagatataataattattatacagAAAATAAAGAGGATTtgtttgaaaaaataaatgaaaagaaaaagaatgaaaaaaaaatgagtttaccagatttttttcttttaaattattatctagATAAAAATAGAAAGAATAATTTAGATTTAATGAATGatgtaaattataataataatataatgaaagtTGGATCTGATTCAACAagttttttttgtaatatgataaatagtacgttacaaaaaaatgtatCAGAAGAAAAAGTAGATTGTAGCAatggtaatataaaaaatgatagtaaaaaaaatagagaagatgataatagtagtaatagTAGTAATAGTAGTAATAGTAGTAATGGTAGTagtgattataataattatcagtCCTATAGTAAACATACAGAAttcataaataattatagtgTCATAGGACAAATAATTGGAGTACATGGTCTTTTAGGCTGGCTAAAAATTATAAGCTTTACTACATTTAATGATATACGTTTTAAACCTGGTAGTTATcgctatatatttatgaataattataattatcctttacctataaaaatattagaagTAAAAGAATCACAGAagatttcttttctttatataaaaatagaagGTATTAATACAAGAGGTGATgctttaaaattaaaaaattgcTTAATCTGTGATGATAAAAGAACATTTCCAGATATAGGAGAAAACCAATATATATCTACAgatcttttaaattttcatatttatatttttaatgattTTTCACATACATCTATTGGAAATGTAAATGGTTTTCTATCcaaatatgattatataaatagtaaATCTGTACAAGAAATATCAGatgatttaattaaaatacatttaaaaaaaaatatttcattagAAAAAGtattcaatattattaatgttGCTAAGTTATATAATCAAAACAATAATTCTACTAATCTTAAAGATACACAATATAATAGTCCCATCAAAAATATTCAATCTATTAAAgtcttaataaataaatcaaatacaaataatacatatgaagaaaatatagatGATACTAATAACATACCATCTGAGcctataaaaaatgataaaaattattatgactCTTTAGATAATTTTGATggatacacatataaaaaaatatttaaatgtgaTTATTGTGATCATATATTTGATGACATCAAAGAAGCCAGTATACATGAGAATTCGCATTTCTCATCAGACGAGGAACTTTTATATAACCATACAAATATTGATGCATCTGATAAACAAAAGGTTTATGAGGTAACAAAGGATCAGGCTAAGAagctaaaaaatatacaata ttTTTTGGTGCCAATTGTAAAGGAAAAAACAATAAGGTCCGTTCATTATgaagacaaaaaaatatacctgGATATAAGTACCATTTTTTTGTTGGACGATaacaaatga
- a CDS encoding DEAD/DEAH box helicase, putative, translating into MKEPIQNEIGDRNINSSNVVRKNNLKSKEYLVEDNNMKDLNFTCSKNVAPPITVILQEENYISNTYDMIENNKNNDINNNNNNNNNNNNMCKSEIYIYNINNKEAKEDKEENINNNIIIYSNKKDNEKNSCLNDVINKYLNDLDNQEKIEPKGEQDNCVNNINIINNINDVNITNNINITNNINNNYYHFNDNSYNYHENENINMNPYLNLQGYVYNTTIEEKQNDLCEQYIPYPTNNIEENMNNYINDIYNEHSYGLYPSCMNDNMKNENENDNNNNNNNNNTCVVTSCENIYEYKNLPLQQQSYDENNYYSYNKKRSNYSNNNKTNRCDKHTNENKYQRGLYNKSLYTKDKNNLYNSSKMKDHKYNEKKDKRTENNNNNNSDNYYNNNNNFYGDRHITYNKNKKDNKFVDDDKKHKRYSEESECSIFNDDNYRVQCKLYGDEKINIPKALINMEQLSNQCDEELYKNICLKGYYNMTTIQKYSIPIILKKINLIACSQTGSGKTFSFLCPIISNLKKEKEIFRPYFHGAYACISPLCLILCPTRELVIQIQNEVNSLTKNMSIVCMSFYGGETMKEQIAQINEKQGDIIICTAGRLLDLLNSCKVSLSFIKYLIFDEADEMISLGLKKQMDEIIFQKDLSPKDTRQTIFFTATFSDKLKEHIENYMSTPYIYLNIKQKREMKNRIREIVKYVPAKSKFIELLKDIKILKGQAIIFVELRQSINNVFNFLKTKGYNVDYLHGKMSQIRRQSVFESFKNKSVQILIATSIAARGLDFPDLELVINYDLPSEFEQYMHRIGRTGRIGKSGMAINYFNSSNKKIIDKLIDHLRKNDQPVPNWLIHFKK; encoded by the exons atgaaggaaccaatacaaaatgaaataggagatagaaatataaattcatCGAATGTTGTTAGAAAGAATAATTTGAAAAGTAAGGAATATTTAgtagaagataataatatgaaagatTTAAATTTTACATGTTCTAAAAATGTAGCCCCTCCTATAACAGTTATATTACaggaagaaaattatatttccAACACATATGATAtgatagaaaataataaaaataatgatattaataataataataataataataataataataataatatgtgtaaaagtgaaatttatatttacaatataaataataaggaaGCAAAAGAAGacaaagaagaaaatataaataataatattattatatatagcaataaaaaagataatgaaaaaaatagcTGTTTAAATgatgttataaataaatatttaaatgatttaGATAATCAAGAAAAGATAGAACCTAAAGGAGAACAGGACAACTGTgtaaacaatataaatattataaataatataaatgatgtaaatattacaaataatataaatatcacaaataatattaataataattattatcattttaatgataattcatataattatcatgagaatgaaaatataaatatgaatccTTATTTAAATCTGCAAggatatgtttataatacaACCATAGaggaaaaacaaaatgatttATGTGAACAGTATATTCCATATCCTACCAATAatattgaagaaaatatgaataattatatcaaTGACATATACAATGAGCACTCCTATGGTCTATATCCATCATgtatgaatgataatatgaaaaatgaaaatgaaaatgataataataataataataataataataatacttgtGTAGTGACATCCtgtgaaaatatatatgaatataagaACCTACCACTACAACAACAAtcatatgatgaaaataattattattcatacaataaaaaaagaagtaactattcaaataataataaaacgaATAGATGTGACAAAcatacaaatgaaaataaatatcaaagaggtttatataataaatctttatatacaaaagataaaaataatttatataacagTAGTAAAATGAAagatcataaatataatgagaaaaaagacaaaagaactgaaaataataataataataatagtgacaattattataataataataataatttttatggtGACAgacatattacatataataagaacaaaaaggataataaatttgttgatgatgataaaaaacataaaagaTATTCTGAAGAATCAGAATGTAGTATATtcaatgatgataattatcGTGTGCAATGTAAATTATATGgtgatgaaaaaataaatattcctAAGGCATTAATAAATATGGAGCAATTAAG TAATCAATGTGatgaagaattatataaaaatatatgcttGAAAGGTTACTATAATATGACTACTATTCAAAAATATTCCATCccaataattttaaaaaaaataaatcttaTAGCATGTTCACAAACAGGAAGTGGAaaaacattttcttttttatgtcCTATTATATCTAAtcttaaaaaagaaaaagagatATTCCGTCCTTACTTTCATGGAGCATATGCATGTATATCTCCTTTATGTTTAATATTATGTCCAACACGAGAATTAGTAATACAGATACAAAATGAg GTTAATAGcttaacaaaaaatatgagTATAGTTTGCATGTCCTTTTATGGAGGGGAGACAATGAAGGAACAA aTTGCCCAGATAAATGAAAAACAGGGAGATATTATCATTTGCACAGCAGGGAGGTTATTAGATTTATTAAATAGTTGTAAAGTAAGTctttcatttataaaatatttaatttttgatGAAGCTGATGAAATGATATCTCTAggattaaaaaaacaaatggatgaaataatttttcaaaaGGATTTAAGTCCAAAGGATACAAGACaaacaatattttttactGCAACATTCTCTGATAAGTTAAAGGAGCACatagaaaattatatgagcactccttatatatatttgaatataaaacaaaagagGGAGATGAAGAATAGGATAAGAGag attGTGAAATACGTACCTGCAAAGTCCAAATTTATTGAACTTTTAAaggatattaaaatattaaaaggaCAAGCCATAATATTTGTAGAATTAAGACAATCAATAAAtaatgtttttaattttttaaaaacaaaaggTTATAATGTGGATTATTTGCATGGTAAAATGAGTCag atTAGGAGACAATCAGTATTTGaaagttttaaaaataaatctgTTCAAATACTCATAGCTACATCAATAGCAGCAAGAGGATTAGATTTTCCAGATTTAGAATTAGTAATAAATTATGATCTTCCTTCAGAATTTGAACAGTATATGCATAGAATTGGAAGGACTGGAAGAATTGGTAAGAGTGGGATGgctataaattattttaatagttcaaataaaaaaattattgataAACTTATTGATCATTTGAGGAAAAATGATCAACCGGTTCCTAACTGGTTGATCCACTTCaagaaatga